The following are encoded together in the Sandaracinaceae bacterium genome:
- the ttcA gene encoding tRNA 2-thiocytidine(32) synthetase TtcA: MTDARRLEKLLYRTMKNTCETYELLAPGDRVMVAISGGKDSYTLLHLLHMLRPRLPFPIELIAVHLDQVQPGYDGRALEAWLAASGYAYEILREDTYTVVTDRVDSSSTYCSLCSRLRRGILYTAAERLGCNKIALGHHRDDSLETFLMNTFFSGKLQAMPARYTTDDGRFQVIRPLIECGEARIAELAEALAFPILPCNLCGSQEGLQREQMKDLLSTLEAKHPDVRNVMLQSLRNVRPTHLLDRDVQAVWEARPEGVRPATPPRPTVQHADAKPRLTVLR, encoded by the coding sequence ATGACCGACGCGCGCCGTCTCGAGAAGCTCCTGTATCGCACGATGAAGAACACCTGCGAGACGTACGAGCTGCTGGCGCCGGGGGACCGCGTCATGGTGGCCATCAGCGGGGGGAAGGACAGCTACACGCTGCTGCATCTACTTCACATGCTGCGGCCGCGGCTGCCGTTTCCCATCGAGCTCATCGCCGTGCACCTCGACCAGGTGCAGCCGGGCTATGACGGGCGGGCGCTCGAAGCTTGGTTGGCCGCGAGCGGCTACGCCTACGAGATCCTGCGCGAGGACACCTACACGGTGGTGACCGACCGCGTGGACTCGAGCAGCACGTACTGCTCGCTGTGCTCGCGGCTGCGGCGCGGCATCCTCTACACAGCGGCGGAGCGCCTGGGCTGCAACAAGATCGCGCTCGGGCACCATCGCGACGACTCGCTCGAGACCTTCCTGATGAACACGTTCTTCAGCGGGAAGCTGCAGGCCATGCCGGCGCGCTACACCACGGACGACGGGCGGTTCCAGGTCATCCGTCCGCTCATCGAGTGCGGCGAGGCACGCATCGCCGAGCTGGCCGAGGCGCTGGCGTTCCCCATCCTGCCCTGCAACCTGTGTGGGTCGCAGGAGGGGCTGCAGCGCGAGCAGATGAAAGACCTCTTGAGCACCCTCGAGGCGAAGCACCCGGACGTGCGCAACGTCATGCTGCAGTCCCTGCGCAACGTGCGCCCCACGCACCTGCTGGACCGTGACGTGCAGGCCGTGTGGGAGGCGCGCCCCGAGGGGGTTCGCCCGGCGACTCCGCCACGCCCCACGGTGCAGCATGCGGACGCCAAGCCACGCCTGACGGTGCTGCGGTGA
- the rlmN gene encoding 23S rRNA (adenine(2503)-C(2))-methyltransferase RlmN, with protein sequence MSLPVPDLAPAVHPLERLPEEWAEVLAGWGEPRYRGLQVFQWIHQRGVFDPDAMTNLPKTLRARLHEEGLALPLSVAHLHPSLDGTRKLLVRMQDGSEVETVLIPQLEKTDPDADADEGDEASAGPTWVPGTVVTQCISSQVGCAMGCVFCASGVMGLKRHMTAAEIVSQVLLGRSLTTEREHLRNIVLMGMGEPLHNYDNVARALVLLTHPDGLALGKRRVTLSTSGLVPQIDRLARDFEGQVQLAISLHAVTDERRSSIMPINRKHSLEDLIACLKRYPLPKRRRITIEYTLIRGVNDDLRDADALVKLLRGVPAKVNLIPMNPISESTLAAPKEGGVTAFRERLFERGLSAFVRKTRGDDIAAACGQLAYHGDDGRRRRLPVA encoded by the coding sequence ATGAGTCTCCCGGTTCCCGACCTTGCCCCCGCGGTGCACCCGCTCGAGCGCCTGCCCGAAGAGTGGGCCGAGGTGCTGGCCGGCTGGGGCGAGCCTCGCTATCGGGGCCTGCAGGTGTTTCAGTGGATTCATCAGCGCGGGGTGTTCGACCCCGACGCCATGACCAACCTGCCGAAGACCCTGCGGGCGCGGCTGCACGAGGAGGGGCTCGCGCTGCCGCTGAGCGTGGCGCACCTGCACCCGTCTCTGGATGGCACGCGCAAGCTCTTGGTGCGCATGCAGGACGGCTCCGAGGTGGAGACCGTGCTCATCCCGCAGCTGGAGAAGACCGACCCGGACGCGGACGCCGACGAGGGCGACGAAGCCAGCGCGGGCCCCACGTGGGTGCCCGGCACGGTGGTCACGCAGTGCATCTCGAGCCAGGTGGGCTGCGCCATGGGCTGCGTGTTCTGCGCGTCGGGCGTGATGGGCCTGAAGCGCCACATGACCGCCGCCGAGATCGTGAGCCAGGTGCTGCTGGGGCGTAGCCTCACCACCGAGCGCGAGCACCTCCGCAACATCGTGCTCATGGGCATGGGCGAGCCGCTGCACAACTACGACAACGTGGCCCGCGCGCTGGTGCTGCTCACGCACCCGGACGGGCTGGCTCTCGGCAAGCGCCGCGTGACGCTCTCCACCAGCGGGCTCGTGCCGCAGATCGACCGGCTGGCGCGCGACTTCGAAGGGCAGGTGCAGCTGGCCATCAGCCTGCACGCCGTCACCGACGAGCGCCGCTCGTCCATCATGCCCATCAACCGGAAGCACTCGCTCGAGGACTTGATCGCTTGCTTGAAGCGCTATCCGCTGCCCAAGCGGCGGCGCATCACCATCGAGTACACGCTCATCCGCGGCGTGAACGACGACCTGCGCGACGCGGACGCGCTGGTGAAGCTGCTGCGCGGGGTGCCGGCCAAGGTGAACCTGATCCCCATGAACCCCATCTCGGAGAGCACGCTCGCGGCCCCCAAGGAGGGCGGGGTCACGGCGTTCCGAGAGCGGCTCTTCGAGCGCGGGCTCTCGGCGTTCGTTCGCAAGACACGCGGCGACGACATCGCGGCCGCCTGCGGGCAGCTGGCCTATCACGGCGACGATGGCCGGCGTCGGCGGCTGCCCGTCGCCTAG